In Delphinus delphis chromosome 11, mDelDel1.2, whole genome shotgun sequence, one genomic interval encodes:
- the A4GALT gene encoding lactosylceramide 4-alpha-galactosyltransferase, with amino-acid sequence MTSRPPDCLLQLLRGAQRQWVCTLFIIGFKCMFLVSVMVYWHIVGEPGDQGQFSNLPADIPCPRLVPHTPPSGTPPPGNIFFLETSDRTDPSFLFMCSVESAARAQPESRVAVLMKGLPGRNASLPRHLGLSLLGCFPNVQMLPLDLEELFRDTPLAAWYTALQQRWEPYVLPVLSDASRIALMWKFGGIYLDTDFIVLKNLGNLTNALGTQSRYVLNGAFLAFERHHEFMALCMRDFVAHYNGWIWGHQGPQLLTRVFKKWCSIRSLGESHTCRGVTTLPYEAFYPIPWQNWKKYFEDVSPEELSRLLNATYAVHVWNKKSQGTRFKATSRALLAQLHARYCPTTHKVMKLYL; translated from the coding sequence ATGACGTCCAGGCCCCCCGACTGCCTGCTGCAGCTGCTCCGGGGTGCCCAGAGGCAGTGGGTCTGCACCCTGTTCATCATCGGCTTCAAGTGCATGTTTTTGGTCTCCGTCATGGTCTACTGGCACATTGTGGGAGAGCCCGGGGACCAAGGACAGTTCTCTAACCTGCCTGCTGACATACCCTGCCCGCGCTTGGTCCCGCACACACCGCCCTCCGGCACCCCACCTCCCGGCAACATCTTCTTCCTGGAGACTTCTGACCGGACGGACCCCAGCTTCCTGTTCATGTGCTCCGTGGAGTCAGCAGCCAGGGCCCAGCCTGAGTCCCGGGTGGCGGTCCTGATGAAGGGGCTGCCCGGCAGGAACGCCTCCCTGCCCCGGCACCTGGGCCTCTCGCTTCTGGGCTGCTTCCCCAACGTCCAGATGCTCCCGCTGGACCTGGAGGAGCTGTTTCGGGACACGCCCCTGGCAGCCTGGTACACGGCCCTGCAGCAGCGGTGGGAGCCCTACGTGCTGCCTGTGCTCTCCGATGCCTCCAGGATTGCACTCATGTGGAAGTTTGGAGGCATCTACCTGGACACGGACTTCATCGTCCTCAAGAACCTGGGGAACCTGACCAACGCGCTGGGCACCCAGTCCCGCTATGTCCTCAACGGCGCCTTCCTGGCCTTCGAGCGCCACCACGAGTTCATGGCGCTGTGCATGCGTGACTTCGTGGCCCACTACAACGGCTGGATCTGGGGCCACCAGGGCCCGCAGCTGCTCACGCGggtcttcaagaagtggtgctccATCCGCAGCCTGGGCGAGAGCCACACCTGCCGCGGCGTCACCACCCTGCCCTACGAGGCGTTCTACCCCATCCCCTGGCAGAACTGGAAGAAGTACTTCGAAGACGTCAGCCCCGAGGAGCTGTCCCGGCTGCTCAATGCCACCTACGCTGTCCACGTGTGGAACAAGAAGAGCCAGGGCACGCGCTTCAAGGCCACGTCCAGGGCACTGCTGGCCCAGCTCCACGCCCGCTACTGCCCCACGACGCACAAGGTCATGAAGCTTTACTTGTGA